The following proteins come from a genomic window of Myroides odoratus DSM 2801:
- a CDS encoding TIGR02117 family protein, whose product MLKKIARFLKVFTLCFFTFVAVYVAVFYGLSFVPNTVVSEKRQATEDEVTIYLSTNGVHTDFVVPVVHEVIDWRTKVEQPLNRAKWLAFGWGDKGFYIDTPSWSDLRMTTALSALSGVGESAMHVTAYGAFALDENTVEVKLSTTEYQALVHYIDASFDKKEGAYQRIEVEGYHQSDAFYEARGSYSLFYTCNTWVNQGLKQINQKAALWTLHDQGILRHYK is encoded by the coding sequence ATGCTAAAAAAAATCGCACGTTTTTTAAAAGTGTTTACCCTGTGTTTCTTTACTTTTGTTGCGGTTTACGTGGCAGTTTTCTATGGATTGTCTTTCGTGCCCAATACGGTAGTAAGCGAAAAAAGACAAGCAACGGAAGATGAGGTGACTATCTATTTGTCAACCAACGGTGTACATACCGATTTTGTTGTGCCAGTCGTTCATGAGGTCATCGATTGGCGTACAAAAGTGGAGCAACCGCTAAATCGAGCCAAGTGGCTGGCTTTCGGTTGGGGAGATAAAGGATTTTATATCGATACTCCTTCCTGGAGCGATTTGCGTATGACCACCGCTTTAAGCGCATTATCAGGGGTTGGGGAATCAGCGATGCATGTGACGGCTTATGGCGCATTTGCACTAGATGAAAACACAGTAGAAGTAAAGCTGTCTACAACCGAATATCAAGCATTGGTACATTATATTGATGCGAGCTTTGACAAAAAAGAAGGAGCATATCAGCGCATTGAAGTGGAAGGATATCACCAATCAGATGCGTTTTATGAAGCTAGGGGAAGCTATAGTTTATTCTATACTTGTAACACCTGGGTAAATCAAGGATTGAAACAAATTAACCAAAAAGCAGCCTTGTGGACCTTGCATGATCAAGGA
- the ychF gene encoding redox-regulated ATPase YchF, whose amino-acid sequence MKAGIVGLPNVGKSTLFNCLSNAKAQSANFPFCTIEPNVGVVNVPDPRLLKLEELVNPERVLPATVEIVDIAGLVKGASKGEGLGNQFLGNIRECNAIIHVLRCFDNDNIVHVDGKVNPIRDKETIDIELQLKDLETVEKRLDKVKKAAKTGNKEAQVEADLLERIRETLLAGKSARIVEAKNQDEEELLEAFQLITTKPVLYVCNVDEGAAVNGNAYVEQVKELVKDENAEVIVLAVGTEADITELETFEERQMFLEDLGLEEPGSSKLIRSAYQLLKLQTYFTAGVKEVRAWTINIGDTAPQAAGVIHSDFEKGFIRAEVIAYDDYVTFGSEAKVKEAGKLRVEGKEYIVKDGDVMHFRFNV is encoded by the coding sequence ATGAAAGCAGGTATTGTAGGATTGCCTAATGTTGGAAAATCAACGCTATTCAATTGTTTATCAAACGCAAAAGCACAAAGTGCTAACTTCCCATTCTGTACGATTGAACCCAATGTAGGAGTTGTAAACGTTCCAGACCCACGTTTATTAAAATTAGAAGAATTGGTAAATCCAGAGCGCGTTTTGCCAGCAACAGTAGAAATCGTTGATATCGCTGGATTAGTGAAAGGAGCAAGTAAAGGAGAAGGATTAGGAAATCAATTCTTAGGAAATATTCGCGAGTGTAATGCAATCATTCACGTATTGCGTTGCTTCGATAACGATAATATTGTACACGTAGATGGGAAAGTAAACCCTATTCGCGACAAGGAAACAATTGACATTGAATTGCAATTGAAAGACCTTGAAACAGTAGAAAAACGCTTAGATAAAGTAAAAAAAGCGGCTAAAACTGGAAATAAAGAAGCACAAGTAGAGGCAGATTTATTAGAGCGAATCAGGGAGACATTATTAGCAGGAAAATCAGCTCGTATAGTAGAGGCTAAAAACCAAGACGAAGAAGAATTATTAGAAGCTTTCCAATTGATTACTACGAAACCGGTATTATACGTATGTAACGTAGATGAAGGAGCAGCGGTAAATGGAAATGCTTATGTTGAGCAAGTAAAAGAGTTAGTGAAAGACGAAAATGCAGAAGTAATTGTATTGGCTGTTGGAACTGAAGCAGATATTACAGAGCTAGAGACATTCGAAGAACGTCAGATGTTCTTAGAAGATTTAGGTTTAGAAGAACCAGGTTCATCAAAATTAATTCGTTCAGCTTATCAGTTGTTGAAATTGCAAACGTATTTTACAGCTGGTGTAAAAGAAGTAAGAGCTTGGACGATTAATATTGGAGATACTGCACCACAAGCTGCAGGAGTAATTCACTCTGATTTTGAAAAAGGATTCATTCGCGCTGAAGTTATTGCTTATGATGACTATGTAACATTTGGTTCAGAAGCAAAAGTAAAAGAAGCTGGAAAGTTAAGAGTAGAAGGTAAAGAATATATTGTTAAGGATGGTGATGTAATGCATTTCCGCTTTAATGTATAA
- a CDS encoding GNAT family N-acetyltransferase, which produces MLLETLQIKEIHTPPYPMHLLLLADETVEAIEQYLYESRVYSVWHHEDELAVFCLYPQDTTCLEIKNIAVSTTYQNQHIGSFLIEKIKEIARQQQYQTLVVGTSDTGEAQVRFYERNGFVQYDKRKNFFIDHYPEPIFENGKQMIDMVLLQLHL; this is translated from the coding sequence ATGTTACTTGAAACCCTTCAAATTAAAGAGATTCATACCCCACCCTATCCCATGCATTTACTTTTACTTGCGGATGAAACAGTAGAAGCCATTGAACAGTACTTGTATGAGAGTCGCGTCTATAGTGTTTGGCATCATGAGGATGAGTTGGCTGTTTTTTGTCTGTATCCCCAGGATACAACTTGTTTAGAAATTAAAAATATCGCTGTTAGCACCACCTACCAAAATCAACATATTGGCAGCTTTTTAATTGAGAAGATTAAGGAAATTGCACGCCAACAGCAGTATCAAACCCTCGTTGTCGGAACTTCAGACACAGGAGAAGCACAGGTTCGCTTCTATGAACGCAATGGGTTTGTGCAATACGACAAACGAAAAAACTTCTTTATAGACCATTATCCTGAACCTATCTTTGAAAATGGCAAGCAAATGATTGATATGGTTTTGTTACAATTACACCTTTAA
- a CDS encoding DUF7507 domain-containing protein: MNLINGCEIEYKITLRAENPFSTSTQIAVEGAILRPSNVNDPDATNQNNVPPTDAHYECDNNGLTRLCNNIKTNQTVVFSTEPLSFVKDGFLTNSNAGGLAQIGETITYKIKLVNNGGANLYSIVLIDPLLGGTITAIPQKSINADNVLDVGETWIYTLEYTLTQEDLNRGGVYNQAKVRFRETLSGVIINKNSQPTIPLTPTDVGYDPDRLNYTFVPFKVKSLLITNPMIRQRVKK; the protein is encoded by the coding sequence TTGAATCTGATAAATGGTTGTGAAATTGAATATAAAATAACTTTACGAGCAGAGAATCCTTTTTCAACATCTACTCAAATAGCAGTTGAAGGGGCAATTCTTCGTCCTAGTAATGTAAATGATCCAGATGCAACGAATCAAAATAATGTACCTCCAACTGATGCACATTATGAATGTGATAATAACGGATTAACGAGATTATGTAATAATATTAAAACAAATCAAACGGTTGTATTTAGTACTGAACCGTTGAGTTTTGTCAAAGATGGATTCCTAACGAATAGTAATGCTGGTGGTCTTGCGCAAATTGGAGAGACAATTACATATAAAATAAAACTTGTTAATAATGGAGGGGCTAATTTGTATTCAATTGTATTAATAGATCCATTACTCGGAGGTACTATAACAGCAATACCTCAAAAGAGTATCAATGCGGATAATGTTTTGGACGTAGGAGAAACATGGATATATACATTAGAATACACCTTGACACAAGAAGATTTGAATCGAGGAGGTGTTTATAATCAAGCCAAAGTTCGATTTAGAGAAACTTTGAGTGGCGTAATAATAAATAAAAATTCTCAACCAACAATACCACTTACTCCAACGGATGTAGGATACGATCCAGATCGACTCAACTATACTTTTGTGCCTTTTAAGGTAAAAAGTTTATTGATAACCAATCCAATGATTCGACAGCGAGTTAAAAAGTAG
- a CDS encoding DUF11 domain-containing protein: MIQIKYNRIQKLPILIGVVFCVLLGVQSVWAEGSKDLYPAGALGGRGMLHFRHFSDVNSVPSFVPNPKGVHYVYAEEGEQIAIATDAQRSSNPRIFLYDPNGTQISLSFDGVKGHIPNRTAELAGPKLPNQASGGNYYEPIYYTVPRGGAGIYSVEFIGDERYNDVYIPFSKATEWPAASSIYFLVAWDISVAKNSGSTWNWVKGRVFTYSLSLFNSIVPNPPIPGTTGYPITPQEGFYGQFKFLTRDGYVYNFNSNGHYGGTIYVSASNKGYGKEDNSEEPSYQSMKAINLGPVRIRYGFPDLIGTDFTKYCRVFYNLPDSNMPETAKGAPGGNDTWLRPKEKNATSMVTNTQVESIVGQQYAKNITFDNESTSTYKIVIKPKAGSASNFPQRILQGRSILGRNSVLWDGYDGARNLVPLNEAIVSVELNSNFGEIHVPFINGQLNPRGLILELLSTDLQTVVSDKIYWDDTTIFPGLVYTNGGRTYPENANHILFPNGTSSHVNGRIFGVNANRFEAAFGFNTALDTYTFAQRSTISEEVNAAQQIADLEVVAVTANKTLISNGENIVYTIKVKNNGPNDVQGATFTFQIPTGFTPIKQYSFLLLVVQKVQLSCMMHKNSGIHQS, from the coding sequence ATGATACAAATAAAATATAATAGAATACAAAAGCTACCTATTTTAATTGGAGTGGTTTTTTGTGTGTTACTGGGGGTGCAAAGCGTATGGGCAGAAGGATCGAAAGATTTATATCCTGCAGGAGCATTGGGGGGAAGAGGAATGTTACATTTTCGACATTTTTCAGATGTTAACAGTGTTCCATCTTTTGTTCCTAATCCAAAGGGAGTACATTATGTATATGCAGAAGAAGGAGAACAAATTGCAATTGCAACTGATGCGCAACGAAGTAGCAATCCTCGAATTTTCTTATATGACCCAAATGGAACTCAAATTTCTCTTTCTTTTGATGGAGTAAAAGGACATATTCCAAATCGTACAGCTGAATTAGCGGGTCCGAAACTTCCTAATCAAGCTTCAGGGGGGAATTATTATGAACCTATATATTATACGGTTCCAAGGGGGGGAGCAGGAATCTATAGTGTAGAATTTATTGGAGACGAGAGATATAATGATGTGTATATTCCTTTTTCTAAGGCTACAGAATGGCCTGCTGCTTCATCCATTTATTTCTTAGTTGCATGGGATATCTCAGTAGCTAAAAATTCAGGATCAACTTGGAATTGGGTTAAGGGACGAGTATTTACCTATTCACTCTCCTTGTTTAACTCTATTGTACCAAACCCACCTATTCCTGGAACAACAGGGTATCCAATAACCCCTCAAGAAGGGTTTTATGGTCAATTTAAATTTTTGACAAGAGATGGGTATGTTTATAATTTCAATTCCAATGGACATTATGGAGGCACGATATATGTCTCAGCTAGTAATAAAGGATATGGAAAAGAAGATAATTCAGAAGAGCCTTCTTATCAAAGTATGAAGGCTATTAATTTGGGTCCGGTGCGTATTCGATATGGATTTCCAGACTTAATCGGGACAGATTTTACAAAATATTGTAGGGTCTTTTATAATCTTCCAGATAGTAATATGCCTGAAACAGCAAAAGGTGCACCAGGCGGAAATGATACCTGGTTGAGGCCCAAAGAAAAAAATGCTACAAGCATGGTTACGAATACACAAGTTGAATCAATAGTAGGACAACAGTATGCGAAGAACATAACCTTTGATAACGAAAGTACTAGTACGTATAAAATTGTGATTAAGCCGAAAGCTGGATCTGCAAGTAACTTTCCTCAACGTATATTACAAGGCCGAAGTATATTAGGGAGAAATAGTGTTCTTTGGGATGGATATGATGGGGCAAGAAATCTAGTGCCTTTGAATGAGGCGATTGTATCTGTTGAGTTGAATTCAAATTTTGGTGAAATTCATGTCCCTTTTATCAACGGGCAATTAAACCCAAGAGGGTTGATTTTGGAATTATTGTCAACCGATTTGCAAACCGTTGTGTCAGATAAAATATATTGGGATGATACTACAATTTTTCCGGGACTTGTATATACAAACGGAGGAAGGACGTATCCTGAAAATGCGAATCATATTTTATTTCCCAATGGAACCTCAAGTCATGTCAATGGACGGATATTTGGAGTTAACGCAAATAGATTTGAAGCAGCATTCGGATTTAATACAGCACTGGATACTTATACATTTGCACAAAGGAGCACTATTTCTGAAGAGGTTAATGCCGCTCAACAGATAGCGGATTTGGAAGTTGTGGCTGTGACGGCCAATAAGACACTGATTAGTAATGGGGAGAACATTGTTTATACCATTAAGGTTAAAAATAATGGACCGAATGATGTTCAAGGAGCTACGTTTACCTTTCAAATCCCCACAGGATTTACCCCTATTAAACAGTATTCGTTTCTTCTACTTGTGGTTCAGAAAGTACAGCTATCTTGTATGATGCACAAAAACAGCGGTATACATCAAAGTTGA
- a CDS encoding deoxyhypusine synthase family protein has translation MSKGPISQFIEHQYRHFNAAALVDAAKGYELHLAEGGKMLISMGGAMSTAELGISLAEMIRQDKVHFISCTGANLEEDVMNLVAHSHYKRVPNYRDLTPEQERELLDNHYNRVTDTCIPEEEAFRRLQKHLEDVWHAAEAKGERYFPHEFLYQVVNSGVLEQYYEIDPKDSWIVAAAEKNLPIVVPGWEDSTCGNIFTSNVIKGKLNVHTVKSGIEYMIFLTEWYRANSGGKGVGFFQIAGGISGDFPICVVPMMYQDLEWEDVPFWAYFCQISDSTTSYGSYSGAVPNEKITWGKLDVDTPKYVIESDATIVAPLVFAYILGQ, from the coding sequence ATGAGTAAAGGACCAATTAGTCAGTTTATTGAGCATCAATATAGACACTTTAATGCTGCTGCATTAGTAGATGCTGCAAAAGGATATGAATTGCATTTAGCAGAAGGTGGAAAAATGCTTATCTCTATGGGAGGAGCAATGAGTACTGCAGAATTAGGTATTTCATTAGCTGAAATGATCCGTCAAGATAAAGTTCACTTTATTTCTTGTACAGGAGCTAACTTAGAGGAAGACGTAATGAACTTAGTAGCACACTCTCACTACAAAAGAGTACCAAACTATAGAGATTTAACGCCAGAGCAAGAAAGAGAATTATTAGACAATCACTATAACCGCGTTACAGATACGTGTATTCCAGAAGAAGAAGCATTCCGTCGTTTGCAAAAACACTTAGAAGACGTATGGCATGCTGCTGAAGCAAAAGGAGAGCGTTATTTCCCGCATGAATTCTTATACCAAGTGGTAAATTCAGGAGTATTAGAACAATACTACGAAATTGACCCGAAAGATTCTTGGATCGTTGCTGCAGCAGAGAAAAACTTACCAATCGTTGTTCCTGGATGGGAAGATTCAACTTGTGGTAATATCTTTACTTCAAACGTAATCAAAGGTAAATTAAACGTACATACAGTAAAATCTGGAATTGAGTACATGATCTTCTTAACAGAGTGGTACCGTGCTAATTCTGGAGGTAAAGGAGTTGGATTCTTCCAAATCGCTGGAGGTATCTCTGGAGATTTCCCTATCTGTGTTGTACCAATGATGTACCAAGATTTAGAATGGGAAGATGTTCCTTTCTGGGCGTATTTCTGTCAAATTTCTGACTCTACAACATCATACGGATCTTACTCTGGGGCTGTGCCTAACGAGAAGATTACATGGGGTAAATTGGATGTTGATACACCGAAATACGTAATTGAATCAGATGCAACAATTGTGGCTCCATTAGTGTTTGCATACATTTTAGGTCAGTAA
- a CDS encoding type III PLP-dependent enzyme domain-containing protein: protein MNTKYVDLINQTFYFPQEEFKLNKDNLQFHNIDLMGLVEKYGTPLKFTYLPKISDNIAKAKGIFRKAMEKNKYKGNYYYCYCTKSSHFSYVLNEAFKNDIHVETSSAFDVNIVERLLDTGKINKDTFVICNGFKRSQYIDNIANLINNKHEKTIPIIDNYEELELLQDQIEKKFKIGIRIASEESPKFEFYTSRLGIGYKSILPFYRKQIAENPKVELKMLHFFINTGIRDTAYYWNELVKCLKVYITLKKECPTLDSLNIGGGFPIKDSLAFEFDYQYMVDEIINQIKIVCEEAEVDVPNIFTEFGSYTVGESGGAIYEILYQKQQNDREKWNMIDSSFITTLPDSWAINKRFIMLPINRWNDAYERILLGGLTCDSDDYYNSEQNLNAIYLPKYNKEKPLYIGFFNTGAYQDTIGGFGGIHHCLIPQPKHILIDKDENGIIASELFSEQQTADEVLEILGYNKNK from the coding sequence ATGAATACAAAATATGTTGACTTAATCAACCAAACTTTTTACTTCCCGCAAGAGGAGTTCAAATTGAACAAAGACAATCTTCAATTTCACAATATCGATTTAATGGGATTAGTTGAAAAATACGGAACACCATTAAAATTTACGTACTTGCCTAAAATTTCTGATAACATTGCAAAAGCAAAAGGGATTTTCAGAAAGGCAATGGAAAAAAACAAGTATAAAGGAAATTACTACTACTGCTATTGTACAAAGAGTTCTCATTTTTCTTATGTGTTAAATGAAGCATTTAAAAACGATATTCACGTAGAAACTTCTTCTGCTTTTGACGTAAATATTGTAGAAAGATTATTGGATACTGGTAAAATCAACAAAGATACGTTCGTTATCTGTAATGGTTTCAAACGTTCACAGTACATTGATAATATTGCAAATCTGATTAATAACAAGCACGAAAAAACAATTCCAATTATTGATAATTACGAGGAATTAGAATTGTTGCAAGACCAAATTGAGAAGAAATTCAAAATTGGTATTCGTATTGCATCAGAAGAATCTCCTAAATTTGAGTTTTATACGTCTCGTTTGGGAATTGGATACAAAAGCATCCTGCCTTTTTATAGAAAGCAAATTGCAGAAAATCCAAAAGTAGAATTGAAAATGCTTCACTTCTTCATTAATACAGGAATCCGTGATACGGCATACTACTGGAATGAATTAGTGAAATGTTTAAAAGTGTATATTACACTGAAAAAAGAATGTCCAACATTAGATAGTTTGAATATCGGTGGAGGGTTCCCAATCAAAGATTCATTGGCATTCGAATTTGATTACCAATACATGGTAGATGAAATCATCAATCAAATTAAAATTGTTTGTGAAGAAGCAGAAGTAGATGTGCCAAATATCTTTACGGAGTTTGGATCTTATACTGTTGGAGAAAGTGGAGGTGCGATTTATGAAATTTTGTACCAAAAACAACAAAATGACAGAGAGAAATGGAATATGATTGATTCCTCTTTCATTACAACATTACCAGATTCATGGGCAATTAACAAAAGATTCATTATGTTGCCAATTAACCGTTGGAACGATGCTTATGAGCGTATTTTGTTAGGTGGATTGACTTGTGATAGTGATGACTACTACAACTCAGAACAAAACTTGAACGCGATTTATTTGCCAAAGTATAACAAAGAGAAACCATTGTATATCGGATTCTTTAATACAGGAGCGTATCAAGATACGATTGGAGGATTTGGTGGAATTCACCACTGTTTAATTCCGCAACCAAAACACATCTTGATTGATAAGGATGAGAATGGAATCATTGCTTCTGAATTGTTCTCTGAACAACAAACGGCAGATGAAGTTTTAGAAATATTAGGTTACAACAAAAATAAATAA
- the aroB gene encoding 3-dehydroquinate synthase, whose protein sequence is MIKVETADYPIYFGVESYAILGDFLNEKQYSKLLILTDSTCNELCLPHFLANLPTTIPFEIIEIEPGETAKDLATCEGVWSAMLDLELDRHSAVIAVGGGVVTDLGGFVASVYMRGIDCFLVPTTLLAMVDASIGGKTGVDVQGVKNAIGTFTMPQMVVIDATYLETLDPRELKSGYAEMLKHGLIYDEAYFNHLKNIAQVDFGDIETLIYHSVVIKNQVVQEDPQEVGLRKILNFGHTIGHAVESYYLTNPTKNRMLHGEAIAVGMVVEAYISTVILGLNNTTYQEIKESIQYIYGKQLFTQTDIEEIVEWLKFDKKNRAGEIRMVLLANIGQCSYNKKVSKDLIVKGFEDYLK, encoded by the coding sequence ATGATAAAAGTAGAAACAGCTGATTATCCTATTTATTTTGGCGTAGAAAGTTATGCGATTTTAGGTGACTTTTTGAACGAAAAACAATACAGTAAGTTGCTGATTTTAACAGATTCAACTTGTAATGAACTTTGTTTGCCTCATTTTTTAGCAAACCTTCCCACAACTATTCCTTTTGAAATTATTGAAATTGAACCAGGCGAAACAGCCAAAGACTTAGCAACATGTGAAGGCGTTTGGTCTGCCATGCTTGATTTGGAACTGGATAGACACAGTGCGGTTATTGCAGTTGGAGGTGGGGTTGTCACTGATTTAGGAGGTTTTGTGGCTTCTGTTTATATGAGAGGGATTGATTGCTTTCTGGTTCCAACAACGCTTTTAGCCATGGTTGATGCTTCTATTGGTGGGAAAACAGGCGTGGATGTACAAGGAGTGAAAAATGCGATTGGGACATTTACGATGCCTCAAATGGTGGTTATTGATGCTACTTATCTGGAAACTTTAGATCCAAGAGAACTGAAATCGGGCTATGCTGAGATGTTGAAGCATGGATTAATCTATGATGAAGCCTATTTCAATCACCTGAAAAATATTGCCCAAGTAGATTTTGGCGATATTGAAACGCTGATTTACCATTCGGTAGTGATTAAAAATCAAGTGGTACAAGAGGATCCTCAAGAAGTAGGATTGCGCAAAATATTGAATTTTGGACATACGATTGGACATGCGGTGGAAAGTTATTATTTGACAAATCCAACAAAAAATCGTATGTTGCACGGAGAGGCCATTGCTGTTGGTATGGTTGTAGAAGCATATATCTCAACTGTTATTTTAGGGTTAAATAATACCACTTATCAAGAAATCAAAGAGTCTATACAATATATTTATGGGAAACAATTATTTACCCAGACAGACATTGAAGAAATAGTGGAATGGTTAAAGTTTGACAAGAAAAATAGAGCAGGAGAGATTCGAATGGTTTTACTAGCGAATATCGGGCAGTGTTCTTACAATAAGAAGGTGTCTAAGGATTTGATTGTGAAAGGGTTCGAGGATTATTTAAAATAG
- a CDS encoding proline dehydrogenase family protein, whose amino-acid sequence MKNLFNNTEVAFALKNNKELKRAHFLFKMISKPALVKMGSSLANFAIKTHLPVTGLIRSTVFDHFCGGINEEDCLSVVDKMYNQGGVASVLDYSVEGKETEEQFDAALNMTIKTIEFAKARPDAIPFAVFKPTGFGRFDMFVKKGEGKPFTATEEKEWERIVYRFNMACKFAYDNDVLLLIDAEHSWMQDAADAIVLDMMRKYNKEKALIYNTAQMYRWDRLQFLKDLHVIAKAEGFHIGMKVVRGAYMEIERERAGQKGYKSPICVDKQATDINYDAGVTFMLENMDCMALFAGTHNENSSKLVMELMEKHNIAHHDKRLFFGQLYGMSDNISFNLAKANYNVAKYLPFGPVRDVIPYLIRRAQENTSVKGQTNRELDLIETEMKRRKI is encoded by the coding sequence ATGAAAAATTTATTTAACAATACAGAAGTAGCTTTTGCACTTAAGAATAATAAGGAGTTAAAAAGGGCTCACTTTTTATTTAAAATGATTAGCAAACCCGCACTTGTAAAAATGGGGTCCTCTTTAGCTAATTTTGCCATCAAAACACATTTACCTGTAACAGGATTAATACGATCGACGGTTTTTGACCATTTTTGTGGAGGAATCAACGAAGAAGATTGTTTGAGTGTAGTTGATAAAATGTACAATCAAGGGGGCGTTGCATCAGTATTAGACTATTCTGTAGAGGGAAAAGAAACCGAAGAACAGTTTGATGCAGCCTTAAACATGACCATCAAAACGATTGAATTTGCTAAGGCTAGACCTGATGCTATTCCATTTGCAGTTTTCAAACCAACTGGATTTGGTCGTTTCGATATGTTTGTTAAAAAAGGAGAAGGCAAACCATTTACAGCTACAGAAGAAAAAGAATGGGAACGCATTGTGTACCGTTTTAACATGGCTTGTAAATTTGCCTACGACAATGATGTTCTTTTGTTAATCGATGCAGAGCACAGCTGGATGCAAGATGCAGCAGATGCGATTGTATTGGACATGATGCGCAAGTACAACAAGGAAAAAGCATTGATTTACAACACGGCTCAAATGTATCGTTGGGATCGTTTACAGTTCTTAAAAGACTTACATGTCATTGCGAAAGCAGAAGGTTTCCATATTGGAATGAAAGTGGTTCGTGGGGCTTACATGGAAATTGAAAGAGAACGCGCTGGGCAAAAAGGATATAAATCGCCTATTTGTGTAGACAAACAAGCAACAGATATCAATTATGATGCTGGGGTTACTTTCATGTTAGAAAACATGGACTGTATGGCTTTATTTGCAGGAACGCACAACGAAAACAGTTCGAAATTGGTGATGGAATTGATGGAGAAACACAACATCGCACATCATGACAAACGACTTTTCTTTGGTCAATTATACGGAATGAGCGATAATATCAGTTTCAACTTGGCTAAAGCAAACTACAATGTAGCGAAGTATCTTCCGTTTGGTCCAGTACGCGACGTAATTCCGTACTTAATTCGCCGAGCACAAGAGAATACATCGGTAAAAGGTCAAACAAACCGCGAATTGGATTTGATTGAAACAGAAATGAAAAGACGCAAAATTTAA